In the genome of Streptomyces sp. NBC_00259, the window CACGGGGCCGATCCGCATCACGGAGTGGAAGAAGTCACGGGCAGGCATGGAGATCAGCTCTCCGATCGCAGGCTGAGTCCGGGGAACTCGGCGAGGATGCGGGCGGCGTCGGCCGGGTCGGTGACACGATTTGCAGCTTCTTCGGCGAGTAGCCGGGCCAGAGTCGTGCGACCGGAGTCGGCCATTTCGCGGGCTGCTGACAGGTATTCGTCTCGTGTCGGTTCGTGTCCGGGCATGGATAGTCCGTCCTTTCAGGCGAGGTGGGCGGCGAGCTGGTCAGCCATCGGGCCGGGCAGGCCGAGGCGTTCGCGCAGGGTGTTGGCATCGATCGGAGTGCCGGTCGCCGAGCGGTGTGCGTCGGCGAGCTTGCGGGCGTGGTCGACGAGCGCCGGAGGCACATCGGCAGGGGGCGGAGCGGCGGGCAGGGCCGGAACCGGCTCCGCAGCCTCGACCGCATCCGGGGCAGGGTTCGGGGCGGGCGCCGATTCGGCCGGCACAGCCACCGGCTCGACGACCGGCAGCGGCTCAGCCTCGACAGCCTCAACGGCACTGTCAGCAGCAGCAGCGGCCGGGGCGGTGGGTGAGTGGACGAGCAGGGTGCCGCCGAGGAAGGCGAGCGCGGGCCACCCGGCGACCAGGATGCGCAGCCAGTCCGGGACGTTGCTCAGGTCGAGCAGACCAGCGGTTGCGACGTTGGCGCCGAGCGAGGCAGCCAGGGCGACGGCGAACCAGGTCCACGCAGCACCGGCCGACTCGCCCTGTGCACGGAGGATCCGCAGGCGCCGCCAGGCAGCGACGAGCAGCAGATCCACGGAGACGGGGTAGGCCCACGCCTTCCAGCCGTCCTGTCCGGCAGCGGCAGCGAGGTCGTGCAGGTGGGCGAAGGACAGCGCCCCGGCGATCACGGCTTGCACGAGCACGGCATCCAAGCGGACCTTGCGGGTCATGTCTTCACCTCCTTGAGGAGTTGGGCTGGGGCCGGGCGGGGAGTCGAGTCCGGCCGCCCGGTCCCGGCGGGGTCAGTCGGTCGGGGTGCCGGTGCCGAAGCAGGTCAGGCAGAGTGCGGCCTGCCGGTCGGCGGTCTCCCTGGGCTTGCGGGCGGAGCCGACCCGGACGGTTACGGCGGTCTCGCCGGTGCCCTTGCAGTCCGGGCACTTCTTCGCCCGGGGCTTGCGGGCGGTGGTGGTGGTCTTGCGTGTGGTCATGGGTGGTGCCTCCTGCCGGTTTCGGGCATGGGCGGGGTAGGGACTTGGCGCGTAGCGGTCGCGCCGACCGGGATGGAGGTGCGGGTCAGGCTGTGGCGGGCTTGGTTGCCGCTGCCGGGGCCGGGAGTTTGACCGGGGCGAGGTCTGGCAGCACCGGGCGGAAGGGCTCCAGGCCCTCCAGTACGGGGGTGCGGTGGGCGTTGGCGGTGCAGGCGTTCACGGCTTGGCGCATCGTGGTGAACGGTGTGCGGATGCGGACCCAGCCGCCCGTGGAGTCACCGGCCACGGCCATGCCGGGGCGCTCGACGGGGATCTGTGTCGTGGCCAGCACGGCGTCAGGGGAGATGTCGCCGAAGGCCATCTTGGCGGAGGCTTCATCGTTGACCCGGTGCGAGATGCGGCCGGTGAGCTGGGCGCGGAGCATGGTGATCCCGTCGCCGAGTTCGGCACCGAAGCGCTGCCCGCAGACCTCGACGTAGATCCCTGCGGCGCGGCCGAGCTGGACGAGGCGGACCAGGGCGGTGATGATCCGCTCGCGGCGCTTCTTCTCCGCGGTGTTGGAGAACAGCGCCAGCTCGGCGACCTCATCGACGAGGAGGACCACAGGCACCGGTCGCAGATGCTCGGGCAGGCCCCAGATGTCAGCGGTGATCTCCGCGTCCGGGGTGTCCGCGCTGATCCGCTGCTCGCGCCGGATCACCTGATAGGTGTCGGCCATCCGCTCAACGAGGGCTTCGAGCAGATCGGCCGCGTCGTCGGGGTTGTCGGCCAGCGCGGAGAACCGGCGGGCCAGCGGGGCGAGTTCAACGCCTTGCTTGCAGTCGATCCCGACCAGGGCGACGTGCTGTGTGGCGAGTTCCTTGACCAAGCGGCGCTGGTAGACAGACTTCCCCGACTTCGTCGCGCCGAGGTCCAGCGAGTGCGGCACCTCCTGATAGTCGCGGTAGTGGACCTCTCCGTCTTCCCGCAACGCGACCGGGATCCGAAGCCCCTCACGCTCGACCTTCGCAGGCATCTGCACCCGCTGGAGCACGTCGTACCCGGTCATGCGCAGCTCGACCACACCCGACTTGATCTCACGGGAGGTGACGCCGTGCATGGAGAACGAGTGCCGCAGCCGGTCCGTGGAGGCCGCGAAGTCGAACGCGTCCTGACCAGGACGCAGCTTCACGCGCAGCATCAGCCCGGTACGGGTCGGCCGGATCCGCAGGATGCGCGGAGGACGGGACTCAGGCGCCGGACGATTGGCCAGGCGGGCCAGAGTGAGCCGGAACCGGGACGGCGGAACGGTCAACCCGCACGCGTCCATGACCGAGGCGTACCGCACGACCACCCGCACCAGCGCGAGACTGATGCCGATGCTCAGCCAGTACCAGGCCGGGCGCAGCCGCCGCAGCACCAAAGCTGCGGCGACCACCACCAGGGCTAAGACGAGGAACGTGTTCGTCGACATTCCGCTCAGCCCTTCGCGGACGGAGCGACCAGCGCAACCGCGCGGAACGCGATCCCGAACCGCTTCTCACCGTTGAACGTGTTCTCCCAGTCCCGAGCCTTGAGGCCGACGACCTTGATCGGCA includes:
- a CDS encoding FtsK/SpoIIIE domain-containing protein, giving the protein MSTNTFLVLALVVVAAALVLRRLRPAWYWLSIGISLALVRVVVRYASVMDACGLTVPPSRFRLTLARLANRPAPESRPPRILRIRPTRTGLMLRVKLRPGQDAFDFAASTDRLRHSFSMHGVTSREIKSGVVELRMTGYDVLQRVQMPAKVEREGLRIPVALREDGEVHYRDYQEVPHSLDLGATKSGKSVYQRRLVKELATQHVALVGIDCKQGVELAPLARRFSALADNPDDAADLLEALVERMADTYQVIRREQRISADTPDAEITADIWGLPEHLRPVPVVLLVDEVAELALFSNTAEKKRRERIITALVRLVQLGRAAGIYVEVCGQRFGAELGDGITMLRAQLTGRISHRVNDEASAKMAFGDISPDAVLATTQIPVERPGMAVAGDSTGGWVRIRTPFTTMRQAVNACTANAHRTPVLEGLEPFRPVLPDLAPVKLPAPAAATKPATA
- a CDS encoding DUF2637 domain-containing protein, with translation MTRKVRLDAVLVQAVIAGALSFAHLHDLAAAAGQDGWKAWAYPVSVDLLLVAAWRRLRILRAQGESAGAAWTWFAVALAASLGANVATAGLLDLSNVPDWLRILVAGWPALAFLGGTLLVHSPTAPAAAAADSAVEAVEAEPLPVVEPVAVPAESAPAPNPAPDAVEAAEPVPALPAAPPPADVPPALVDHARKLADAHRSATGTPIDANTLRERLGLPGPMADQLAAHLA